From Gigantopelta aegis isolate Gae_Host chromosome 11, Gae_host_genome, whole genome shotgun sequence, the proteins below share one genomic window:
- the LOC121385086 gene encoding zinc finger CCCH domain-containing protein 13-like: MGYTRRETERQAPEHLAKRRRKGNQGDGLHQERDGEAGPGTPGKETPKRKPRRWVTPGERRRGRPRNTWQRDAEKETKEMGYTRRETERQAPEHLAKRRRKGNQGDGLHQERDGEAGPGTPGKETPKRKPRRWVTPGERRRGRPRNTWQRDAEKETKEMGYTRRETERQAPEHLAKRRRKGNQGDGLHQERDGEAGPGTPGKETPKRKPRRWVTPGERRRGRPRNTWQRDAEKETKEMGYTRRETERQAPEHLAKRRRKGNQGDGLHQERDGEAGPGTPGKETPKRKPRRWVTPGERRRGRPRNTWQRDAEKETKEMGYTRRETERQAPEHLAKRRRKGNQGDGLHQERDGEAGPGTPGKETPKRKPRRWVTPGERRRGRPRNTWQRDAEKETKEMGYTRRETERQAPEHLAKRREKETKEMGYTRREMERQAPEHLAKRRRKGNQGDGLHQERDGEAGPGTPGKETPKRKPRRWVTPGERWRGRPRNTWQRDAEKETKEMGYTRRETEKMATKRQQ, from the coding sequence ATGGGTTACACCaggagagagacggagaggcAGGCCCCGGAACACCTGGCAAAGAGACGCCGAAAAGGAAACCAAGGAGATGGGTTACACCaggagagagacggagaggcAGGCCCCGGAACACCTGGCAAAGAGACGCCGAAAAGGAAACCAAGGAGATGGGTTACACCaggagagagacggagaggcAGGCCCCGGAACACCTGGCAAAGAGACGCCGAAAAGGAAACCAAGGAGATGGGTTACACCaggagagagacggagaggcAGGCCCCGGAACACCTGGCAAAGAGACGCCGAAAAGGAAACCAAGGAGATGGGTTACACCaggagagagacggagaggcAGGCCCCGGAACACCTGGCAAAGAGACGCCGAAAAGGAAACCAAGGAGATGGGTTACACCaggagagagacggagaggcAGGCCCCGGAACACCTGGCAAAGAGACGCCGAAAAGGAAACCAAGGAGATGGGTTACACCaggagagagacggagaggcAGGCCCCGGAACACCTGGCAAAGAGACGCCGAAAAGGAAACCAAGGAGATGGGTTACACCaggagagagacggagaggcAGGCCCCGGAACACCTGGCAAAGAGACGCCGAAAAGGAAACCAAGGAGATGGGTTACACCaggagagagacggagaggcAGGCCCCGGAACACCTGGCAAAGAGACGCCGAAAAGGAAACCAAGGAGATGGGTTACACCaggagagagacggagaggcAGGCCCCGGAACACCTGGCAAAGAGACGCCGAAAAGGAAACCAAGGAGATGGGTTACACCaggagagagacggagaggcAGGCCCCGGAACACCTGGCAAAGAGACGCCGAAAAGGAAACCAAGGAGATGGGTTACACCaggagagagacggagaggcAGGCCCCGGAACACCTGGCAAAGAGACGCCGAAAAGGAAACCAAGGAGATGGGTTACACCaggagagagacggagaggcAGGCCCCGGAACACCTGGCAAAGAGACGCCGAAAAGGAAACCAAGGAGATGGGTTACACCaggagagagacggagaggcAGGCCCCGGAACACCTGGCAAAGAGACGCCGAAAAGGAAACCAAGGAGATGGGTTACACCaggagagagacggagaggcAGGCCCCGGAACACCTGGCAAAGAGACGCCGAAAAGGAAACCAAGGAGATGGGTTACACCaggagagagacggagaggcAGGCCCCGGAACACCTGGCAAAGAGACGCGAAAAGGAAACCAAGGAGATGGGTTACACcaggagagagatggagaggcAGGCCCCGGAACACCTGGCAAAGAGACGCCGAAAAGGAAACCAAGGAGATGGGTTACACCaggagagagacggagaggcAGGCCCCGGAACACCTGGCAAAGAGACGCCGAAAAGGAAACCAAGGAGATGGGTTACACcaggagagagatggagaggcAGGCCCCGGAACACCTGGCAAAGAGACGCCGAAAAGGAAACCAAGGAGATGGGTTACACCAGGAGAGAGACGGAGAAGATGGCCACAAAGAGACAACAGTGA